In Spirobacillus cienkowskii, a genomic segment contains:
- a CDS encoding nucleoside monophosphate kinase encodes MSLSRVAYELESKIKVERVSLRGPGVLILTGPSSCGKGEVAVALSKVMSIPQEAHLSMGEILRTTFQRAKNEKSYATLLAENYKISDAVNIFDCVDTTDDLTRKVLNYVPEMELYFKRKEMDKFTSQLEWLEFCTMNGLLVPNRWTQDFIAAHIEHSPEFKTHPFILDGYPRTVKAAQHLISFLKRFGIPVIKVLHLSISKQEMLSRATKRGRADDDETSLLSRYQFYIENVHPSVDYLKTELGSDAIALIDAHQPVYRQVGDEKVFDLEKSILNVVASSLRSLGVSRMTVKDLLDQLTVQNNC; translated from the coding sequence ATGTCATTGAGCCGAGTTGCTTATGAATTAGAGTCTAAAATTAAAGTTGAACGTGTTTCATTACGGGGTCCGGGGGTTTTAATTTTAACAGGACCCTCAAGCTGCGGAAAAGGAGAGGTTGCTGTTGCCTTATCTAAGGTAATGTCTATTCCTCAAGAAGCTCATTTATCAATGGGCGAAATTTTGCGTACAACTTTTCAACGTGCCAAAAATGAAAAAAGCTATGCAACTTTACTTGCTGAAAATTATAAAATTTCAGATGCAGTCAATATTTTTGACTGTGTGGATACCACAGACGATTTAACACGCAAAGTTTTAAATTATGTACCAGAAATGGAGTTGTATTTTAAACGAAAAGAAATGGATAAATTTACAAGTCAGTTAGAATGGCTTGAATTTTGCACAATGAATGGCTTGTTGGTTCCAAATAGATGGACGCAAGATTTTATTGCGGCTCATATAGAACATTCTCCAGAATTTAAAACTCATCCTTTTATTTTAGATGGTTACCCACGAACTGTTAAAGCTGCGCAACATTTAATTTCTTTTTTAAAACGGTTTGGTATTCCGGTTATTAAAGTATTGCATTTAAGTATTAGTAAACAAGAAATGTTATCAAGAGCCACAAAACGAGGCAGGGCTGATGATGATGAAACATCATTATTAAGTCGGTATCAATTTTACATTGAAAATGTGCATCCTAGTGTTGATTATTTAAAAACAGAATTGGGTTCAGATGCCATTGCGCTTATTGATGCGCATCAGCCAGTCTATCGTCAAGTTGGTGATGAAAAAGTATTTGATTTAGAAAAATCAATTTTAAATGTTGTTGCTTCATCCTTGAGAAGTCTTGGTGTCTCGCGCATGACGGTTAAAGATTTACTCGATCAGTTAACTGTTCAAAACAACTGTTAA
- the dapA gene encoding 4-hydroxy-tetrahydrodipicolinate synthase gives MSHKPFTGVMTAIVTPFDKYGEVDFQSFDKLIAYQKAAGIHGIVVLGTTGENAALTEQESESLVLAALNHQDDHFHVYVGTGTNYTKTTIDKSIKYSQIKNTNNNSPNGVMVVTPYYNKPSQHCLIKHYGEVALALKNTPICIYNVPSRTGVNILPGTLATIASENENIVAIKEAAGNVNAIVEMKNALKESNKNNVRILSGDDATYAPALLCGAEGVISVTSHIIPNALLQILQNFYKNNLKEMQKIHLATYCINSGIFSVPNPIGVKWMLSHLGLCGPNLRAPLYPAISQEETILKSILEQLKQNQVQILL, from the coding sequence TTGAGTCACAAACCTTTTACTGGAGTCATGACCGCAATCGTAACTCCCTTTGATAAATATGGAGAGGTTGACTTTCAATCTTTTGATAAACTAATCGCTTATCAAAAAGCAGCAGGAATTCATGGGATTGTTGTTTTAGGAACAACAGGAGAAAACGCAGCACTCACAGAACAAGAGTCAGAAAGTTTAGTTCTTGCTGCATTAAATCATCAAGATGATCATTTTCATGTATATGTTGGCACAGGCACAAATTATACAAAAACAACTATTGATAAATCAATAAAATATTCACAAATAAAAAATACTAATAATAATTCTCCAAATGGAGTCATGGTAGTCACTCCTTATTACAATAAACCAAGTCAGCATTGTTTGATTAAGCACTACGGAGAGGTGGCATTAGCATTAAAAAATACACCTATTTGTATTTATAATGTGCCAAGTCGAACGGGCGTTAATATTTTACCAGGTACATTAGCTACAATTGCTTCTGAAAATGAAAACATTGTTGCTATTAAAGAAGCTGCTGGAAATGTAAATGCAATAGTAGAAATGAAAAATGCTTTAAAAGAAAGTAACAAAAACAATGTAAGAATTTTATCAGGAGACGATGCAACTTATGCGCCAGCGCTTTTGTGTGGAGCCGAAGGTGTGATTTCTGTCACCTCGCATATTATTCCTAATGCGCTTTTACAAATTTTACAAAATTTTTATAAGAACAATTTGAAAGAAATGCAAAAAATTCATTTAGCAACATACTGCATAAATAGTGGCATATTTTCTGTACCAAACCCTATTGGAGTAAAATGGATGCTTTCTCATTTGGGTTTGTGTGGTCCTAATCTTCGCGCTCCTTTATACCCAGCAATTTCTCAAGAAGAAACTATTTTAAAATCAATTCTCGAACAGCTAAAACAAAATCAAGTACAAATATTACTTTAA
- a CDS encoding glutathione peroxidase — protein MTNESIYNFEVKNIDGHVKRLEEFKGNILLIVNTASKCGFTPQYEGLEKLYKNYNAKGFYVLGFPCNQFGAQEPGDENEIKNFCNLNYQVSFPMFAKVEVNGKNAHPLYQYLKKQSKGLLGTEFIKWNFTKFLIGKNGEVLKRYAPTDTPELISKELDELLT, from the coding sequence ATGACAAATGAATCGATTTATAATTTTGAAGTCAAAAATATAGATGGTCATGTAAAAAGATTAGAAGAATTTAAAGGAAATATTTTATTAATTGTCAACACAGCCAGTAAATGTGGTTTTACGCCACAGTATGAAGGATTAGAAAAACTTTATAAAAATTACAATGCTAAGGGTTTTTATGTATTAGGGTTTCCTTGCAATCAATTTGGTGCACAAGAGCCAGGAGATGAAAACGAAATCAAAAATTTTTGTAATTTAAATTACCAGGTTTCTTTTCCAATGTTTGCAAAAGTTGAAGTAAATGGCAAAAATGCGCATCCATTGTATCAATATTTAAAGAAACAAAGCAAAGGATTACTCGGAACAGAATTTATTAAGTGGAATTTTACAAAATTTTTGATAGGTAAAAATGGTGAAGTGCTTAAAAGATACGCACCCACTGATACTCCAGAGTTGATTTCAAAAGAACTTGATGAACTTCTTACCTAG